Below is a genomic region from Neurospora crassa OR74A linkage group VII, whole genome shotgun sequence.
TCCTGGACATACCGTATCAACTTGTACAAGTTGATTTGATCCGCACCACCCGTCTTCAACAAAAGGCTGGTGTCAAGCACAATTCCTTCCTGGTCTGCCTTGAGCCCCAAAGCAGCCTTGTCCAGTTTTGTTTTGAGGTACACTCCCAAAGCTTCCACGACCCTTTGTAGCTGAGCGACCATGACCTTGTTTTCGCCAGTTAGCTTTTGGTGGAACCGCTGGTAATACATGCCAAGTGATAGTTTCGCTCTTTTGAGGTCGGTGTACTTGATCTCGGCAGCATGCACGTTAGATACGGCATCCATAATGTTGTGTGCCTCGTCTATAATCACAATGTTTCCTTCCAATCTAATGCCCAACGCCTCACGGGCGCTTTTTTGTAGGAGGAGAGGATATGGTAATGTGATCACCTCTGCTCCGGGAATGGCAGCACGGGAGGCGTAGTAAGGACATATCTGTAACTGCTTGCCGGTCTGGTAGAGGTCTTCAATATCTGGGAGGGTGGCGAGAGCGGTGTCGCGAAACTCGTGGGTCGCTTTGAGGTTGGCAGCGTTTGGTAGATAGGGACATCGTTGGTCTTTGGGTGTCTTGGGTTGCTGGAGGGATTGACACCGTTCGTTGATGGCGGCGAGGGTGCCAAGTTTGTTAACGGTGGGATTGATGCAGAGTTTTTGCCGTGAGGAAAGCGGAATTTGCTTGACGATTTCTTTAGCTGGTTTTTCTTGAGGATTTGGCGTTGGAACAGAAGCAGGAAATTCCGGCCTCCTCAGCTCCTGAATAAACTGCGTCAACTGCGAATGCGTCCTCGAGGTATAGAAGATCTGTCCATTGTGTAAGTTTCATTCCTTTTGTAAACCCCGCCATCCAGTCTAACTCACCTtaatctcctcctcagccacTGGCCCCTCGttcgcttccttcttccctcccgCGGTCCCCATCCCCACCTTCTCCAAAAGCTCCCTGGTCTCCTTGCTCAACTGACCCATCGGGTCATTCTCATCCAGTCCCCCTTCATCCCTCCAATCCCCAATCAAGAACTCCTTGTCCTCATCACTGGCTGTCAACCCTCTACTCCCGCcgctctccttcttttttccccccttttcctcatcccctttcccccggtccaacttcctcctctttccaccTCTCGCTtgcccttcctccccttccttctccatctccctctccttttgCCTTATCCTCTCCAGCGTTCTTTCCATCTCTTCATACTTCTGCGCCAACTCCTCTCGTTTCCTCTTGATGGCACTTTCCACCATCCATTCCGGCTCCCCAGATGCCTCCATTTGCTGCTGAATCTTTTCGATTTCGGAATCGAATTGCAACCGCTTGTGGTTACGCAGCCAGGTCAAGGAGCCGCAAATTAGTGATAACGActtgccggtgccggtgggaGACTCGAAGAGGGCGATTTGTGCGTGGCCCTTGGGGACACTGCTGCTACTACTCGGACCTTTGTCTTTATCTTTACTGGTAGTGGTTCTGGGAGTGACGGATAGTGATGGTTCTGTGGCCCTATCTGCGAGATGGACGGTAGGGGCGGTGGTAGGATTAATTAGGGGGGGCGTGGATGGGGACGTGGAGGGGTTGCTAGGGATGAGGGTGGCGGCAGTCGATGAGAAGGTGGCAGAAGGGGCGGTGTTGTTCGTGCTGTTGGTCGTTGTTGGGGGGGACACGGCGACGGTTCGGTCTAGAACAGAATACAGAGTTTGCATAAAGGCCGTTTGGATAGGGTAGGGAGTGTATGGGTGGTTGAAGtcggttggtggtggtttcaTGTTGTCGGAATTCTGAGAGTCCCTTTGGATAAAGGAGGGGGCTATGACGTTGATGTCGGGTATTGGTAATGTGGAAGCCATTCTGTAGTTTTGATGTGATTGCTGCGCTGAACGCtggtgaggaggaagtggtgagATGTAGaatcaggtaggtaggtaagtagaggtagtgatgAGTTATGATGGATGGGTGAATTCTTCGATTTTGCGGAAACGGACAAAAAGTCACAAAAGTGGGGTAGACGAGAGGTTTTCTTGGAGAGATGTTGGAACAGTCTGGAATATCAAAACAATGCAATGTATGGCGCCTACGCAACGAGACTGTGTGATGGAGATGACTCTTCCAAAGAACATGGATGTTGGAGATGCAGCTTGCGTTACGTGACGAACAAACCGTGACGAGAGGGATGAGTAGCGAGGTCACGTGAGCTCGTGTTCAGTGCTGTGCTTCCAGATTGGGAAGTTCTGTTACGGTGCTGCTTGCTCAGGGGCAAAGTCAAGAACGAAGTCTCCAGCAACAAGTAACTAACTGCTTGCAACAAGATCGATGAATACCTCTATGCTAAGGCATTGTGCCTACCTCCAGTACCAACCTCCCTGCGCCAATGCGATCGGTTGGTATCTAAAACCGTATCTAATCATAAATCCGCCAGACCCGACTTCAAGTAATTCATACAACCATATGATGTTGCAACGCCCTGCGCCTATTATGCTACCTACCATTCCCGGTTGAACGCCTTTAACCTTTCGCACCCCCCTTGGACTGTCTCACCTCACCAATCAATGCCATACAATACTCCGGAGACAATCCGTGAACCCAGGCCACTAAACCCGCAAGATATCcatctcatcctcctccccctcttcctcttcctcgccacTTTGGCTTCCACCATGTTCCTTCTCTAATCCCATCTGCAGAAAGGGATGATTCAATGCATCCTCTGCACTGATTCTCCTCGCTGGATCCAGGTCCATGCACTTGGCCAAAAACTCCACCGCCAATTTCTCATCCTCGGGCATCTTGACGCCCGTATCCCGACACGTGCTCCAGAGAATGATGCGCTCAAAACTGAACCCCTGCGTACCTATCGTCGGGATGGTCGTCTCAAACATGCACCCATGGAGCTGGCCGGCCTGTCGCATGCGCTTAATACCGAAGATGGTGGCAATCTCGATCATGGCTTCGACGTCGTCGGCTGagttgaagaaggggaagcGTTTGGACaggatggtgaggaggatcACGCCGGCAGACCAAATATCGATTTTGGTGGTTTGCTCCGTACACTTGAACAGCACTTCGGGCGCACGGAAGCCTCGGGTGCCAGCGCGGTTGGCGCGCCGCGAGGGGCGCGTGTCTTGTTTCGGGTAGCCGTTGTGCGGCACACTGGAGTTAAGGTGGGCGGTGCGGAGGCGGTTGCGCCGGGTGGTCGAATCCTCATGGCAGAGGCAGGGCTTGCATTCGGACCCCTCACGCTCGGCAAGACCAAAGTCGACGAGAACACCGCGCCTGGTGGCGGGGTCGTAGAGAAAGTTTGTGGGTTTGATGTCACGGTGAAGGATCTTGTGGCGGTGGACGCTCTCGAGCGCAGTGAAGAGGGACCGCAGGTAGATGGCGATATCCGTAGGTGTCATCTTGCGGAAGTATTCGCGGAAGTCGGCATGGCGGAAGTAAGGGAGGATAGCAATAACCTGGTCGGTCTCGCGGAAGGCGGTGATTAGGGGGCAGACTGATGTGCAGCCGCGCAGGTCGTGTAGCAAGTCGAGCTCGTTCAGAATACgggtgggagaggaggtgaCGTAGATCTTCTTGATGGCGACATATTTGGGTTTGCGTCGTGGGCGACTGGTCATACTGGAGCCCGAGCTGCGTCCGTATGTCCTGAGAGGGGGAGGCGCCCACTTGTCACTTTCTTGTTCGTAGTCCCACGAATTGTCGTACTGATCGTAGACGAGGTCTTCGGCTTTGTAAACGGTCGAAAAGGTGCCTGGAAAAGGGAAGTGGTCAGCATTGTGGCTGGTGATGAAgggtcttggtcttggtgatTCGAACCTTCTCCGATGCGCTTGATCAGCCGATACTGCTGTCGGAAATTGGGAAAGGTGTTTTGGAGTTTCTCCATGTCGTCCTGGATGTTGGGGTCGACAATGCCGTCGTCTGAGCTGTCGGAAGAGACCGAATCTTGgtcatcgtcttcgtcccCGTGTTGATCCTCCTGTTGCTCCCCTTCGCCCTCTGTAGCACTGCTTGCTTCGacctcctcttcggcctgtcgctgctcctcctcttcctcgtcgtcgtgtTCATGTTCGTCCACGTTGTGGGCGTCATGGCGGCCAGTGTTGCCGtaatggtgttgttgctctGCCTCCTCGCTCATTTCGGTATCCTGAGTGGAGGGCGCATCTTGGTGTAAGCGGAAgtgctcttcttctcgttgGCGACGTGTTGAGGTAACGGCCGCCATTGGACCTTCTTCTGCTAGCAAAGGATGATGCGACTGACAGTGGAGCCGAGCGCGAGGGTGGTCAGAGCGAATTCGAGTGTCGAGAGACCAGCAAGAACCAGCGCGAGGGCCATTAATCTTGGGGAGACAACAACTAATTGGCTGAAGATGAACCAAGGACCTCAAGAGACcacggaaggaaggaaagagcaGAAAAACACAAAACTGAAGAGGAAAGTGAAGAGTGGTTGGGGATTAGCTAGATTGTGTCTTGTCGGTCAAAATCCCATGTCAGCCCAGGGCAGTGACGGAATTATTTTGGCGGTAAACAACGAAGTGGACAATCGATAGCGCAAGAGGGGCCGGTGCACGGGCCACTCAAGACGCGACTGGCACCCAAAAGTGGAAGTTTATTGAGCAGAATGCAGGCACGCGTCCAAAAGTCAACAAACAGCCCCGTTGCTAGGGCCGATCTCCCCCACAGTTACAGAACATCCAACCCCACTGGGACCACTGTAGCACAGCgctaggtagtaggtaaCAGACCTAGTGCTCGCGGCGCAAtccatcccgtcccgtcGCATTCCCGGGCAGGTTGGAGGGGAACTTGAACATTTCAATCTTCCCTTGACTTGCCTGACCAAAACACCATTCATCGGCAGCGGGCAGCATCACACATCACCGCcagggcaccaccaccacccagctCCCGCCCCGTCGACGTCACTGCGGGCAGCCGACCGCCGTAATATCCAGTTCAGTTTCGTCGGTCTCTGATTGTTGTCTTTTTGCCTCCAGCCTTTTGTCGTCCCTCTTCCCGCGATACCTTTGCCCTCGATTGATACCCCCGCCGACCAGGCCACCAGTCCACCATCATGGACTCGATAAATTTCGACATCAACAATGCGCTCAAGCATTACATGGACGATCCCGCCAGTATCCCAACACCAGAGGCTGACAGCGCTCTTGTCGACTGCGAGAACGAGCCCGAATCCCTCGGCGACAACGGCCTCATCAACAGCATCCTCAACCCCATCGTCGACGCCGTCGCCGAGAACCCAGACGCCATTACACG
It encodes:
- a CDS encoding ATP-dependent RNA helicase chl-1, with translation MASTLPIPDINVIAPSFIQRDSQNSDNMKPPPTDFNHPYTPYPIQTAFMQTLYSVLDRTVAVSPPTTTNSTNNTAPSATFSSTAATLIPSNPSTSPSTPPLINPTTAPTVHLADRATEPSLSVTPRTTTSKDKDKGPSSSSSVPKGHAQIALFESPTGTGKSLSLICGSLTWLRNHKRLQFDSEIEKIQQQMEASGEPEWMVESAIKRKREELAQKYEEMERTLERIRQKEREMEKEGEEGQARGGKRRKLDRGKGDEEKGGKKKESGGSRGLTASDEDKEFLIGDWRDEGGLDENDPMGQLSKETRELLEKVGMGTAGGKKEANEGPVAEEEIKIFYTSRTHSQLTQFIQELRRPEFPASVPTPNPQEKPAKEIVKQIPLSSRQKLCINPTVNKLGTLAAINERCQSLQQPKTPKDQRCPYLPNAANLKATHEFRDTALATLPDIEDLYQTGKQLQICPYYASRAAIPGAEVITLPYPLLLQKSAREALGIRLEGNIVIIDEAHNIMDAVSNVHAAEIKYTDLKRAKLSLGMYYQRFHQKLTGENKVMVAQLQRVVEALGVYLKTKLDKAALGLKADQEGIVLDTSLLLKTGGADQINLYKLIRYVQESKLAFKIEGYISYCEEEGRDTDDEEAETEIKARQGRPPVLHTLCSFLTALTNLSSEGRIFYEKIPPPRGELQDMKLSYMLLSPTHAFSSIAESARAVILAGGTMSPFEDYKAHLFPDVPPEKITTLSCGHVIPPDNLCVWTLGSIAPNPKVDTGIGEDCFDFTFAKRSNPNMINRLGLVLLNLCSVVPDGVVAFFPSYGYLEEVIGVWKTHEQAMGPKTIWERLESKKALFIDSKTESSEQTLQKYSDVIHSEVRPLSPAGSRVKGAMLLSVIGGKMSEGINFSDRLGRCVVVVGMPYPNPHSPEWLARREYLEANFIKRYTASQQTSTATAPLPAPVIPPPSNTTHYSTNPSSSRNKDKHKPANVRKLAARDSHQFYENATLRAVNQSIGRAIRHQNDYAAIVLIDNRFEKEHVRAKLPGWIREGWDETQRQAKEDGKALKGLQGMMGRVNMFFRGKN
- the cdc7 gene encoding cell cycle protein kinase, which gives rise to MAAVTSTRRQREEEHFRLHQDAPSTQDTEMSEEAEQQHHYGNTGRHDAHNVDEHEHDDEEEEEQRQAEEEVEASSATEGEGEQQEDQHGDEDDDQDSVSSDSSDDGIVDPNIQDDMEKLQNTFPNFRQQYRLIKRIGEGTFSTVYKAEDLVYDQYDNSWDYEQESDKWAPPPLRTYGRSSGSSMTSRPRRKPKYVAIKKIYVTSSPTRILNELDLLHDLRGCTSVCPLITAFRETDQVIAILPYFRHADFREYFRKMTPTDIAIYLRSLFTALESVHRHKILHRDIKPTNFLYDPATRRGVLVDFGLAEREGSECKPCLCHEDSTTRRNRLRTAHLNSSVPHNGYPKQDTRPSRRANRAGTRGFRAPEVLFKCTEQTTKIDIWSAGVILLTILSKRFPFFNSADDVEAMIEIATIFGIKRMRQAGQLHGCMFETTIPTIGTQGFSFERIILWSTCRDTGVKMPEDEKLAVEFLAKCMDLDPARRISAEDALNHPFLQMGLEKEHGGSQSGEEEEEGEEDEMDILRV